A single window of Triplophysa rosa linkage group LG20, Trosa_1v2, whole genome shotgun sequence DNA harbors:
- the gemin6 gene encoding gem-associated protein 6 gives MKWRDMNPLEWREFIHHEVCVTACDEQRFEGSVFTVDPVSASVVLVTFQETDRASVRVILGHAVKEVRILRSGSEETERRMKRLIVPDTTPSLCPEELQSRRENLRLWLERNRFPVTEDGQDLRVASVLTISAPYRPEDCSCTNEIILARVQSLVQNKQYAPTITDDIT, from the exons ATGAAGTGGCGTGACATGAATCCGCTTGAGTGGCGGGAGTTTATTCATCACGAGGTCTGTGTAACGGCTTGCGATGAGCAGCGCTTTGAAGGATCCGTGTTCACCGTTGATCCCGTTTCCGCCAG TGTGGTGCTGGTGACCTTCCAGGAGACCGACCGGGCGTCTGTCCGGGTGATTCTGGGTCACGCGGTGAAAGAGGTTCGGATCCTCCGGAGCGGATCAGAGGAGACGGAGAGACGGATGAAGAGGCTGATCGTGCCGGACACGACGCCGTCTCTCTGCCCGGAGGAGCTTCAGTCACGCAGAGAGAATCTGCGCCTGTGGCTGGAGAGAAACCGGTTCCCGGTCACTGAAGACGGACAGGATCTGCGCGTGGCCAGTGTGCTGACGATCAGCGCCCCCTACAGACCGGAAGACTGCAGCTGCACCAATGAGATCATACTGGCCAGAGTTCAGAGTCTCGTGCAGAACAAACAGTATGCACCGACAATAACCGATGACATCACATGA
- the srsf7b gene encoding serine and arginine rich splicing factor 7b isoform X3 translates to MICRDTGDTEAVSLFVSETKVYVGNLGTGAGKGELERAFGYYGPLRTVWIARNPPGFAFVEFEDPRDAEDAVRGVDGKVICGSRVRVELSTGMPRRSRYDRPPTRRPFDPSDRCYECGEKGHYAYDCHRYSRRRRSSRSRSRSRSRSRRHGRSRSRSRGRRSRSFSPRRSRSGSPRHSRSVTPKPSRSRSRSRSGSAHRSSRLPSRSPAGTESPERDD, encoded by the exons ATGATATGTCGCGATACGGGCGACACGGAGGCG GTTTCGCTCTTTGTGTCAGAAACGAAGGTGTACGTGGGTAATCTGGGCACCGGGGCCGGTAAGGGTGAGCTGGAGCGCGCGTTCGGTTATTACGGGCCGCTGAGGACCGTGTGGATCGCGCGCAATCCTCCGGGATTCGCCTTCGTGGAGTTTGAAGACCCGAGAGACGCCGAGGACGCGGTGCGTGGAGTCGACGGCAA GGTGATTTGTGGATCTCGTGTGCGTGTGGAATTATCCACAGGAATGCCGCGGCGTTCCCGATACGATCGGCCACCGACTCGCCGTCCCTTCGACCCGAGCGACCGCTGTTACGAGTGTGGCGAGAAGGGCCATTACGCGTACGACTGTCACCGTTACAGCCGTCGGCGCCGGAGCAG CAGGTCTCGCTCGCGTTCTCGATCCAGAAGCCGGAGACACGGTCGCTCGCGGAGTCGCAGTCGAGGGAGAAG GTCCAGGTCTTTTTCTCCTCGTCGGTCTCGCTCTGGATCTCCCAGACACTCTCGATCTGTGACGCCCAAACCATCCAG ATCAAGATCCCGCTCTCGCTCTGGCTCCGCCCACAGGAGCAG TCGGCTGCCCTCACGAAGTCCTGCAGGAACTGAGAGCCCAGAGAGAGATGACTGA
- the srsf7b gene encoding serine and arginine rich splicing factor 7b isoform X4: MSRYGRHGGETKVYVGNLGTGAGKGELERAFGYYGPLRTVWIARNPPGFAFVEFEDPRDAEDAVRGVDGKVICGSRVRVELSTGMPRRSRYDRPPTRRPFDPSDRCYECGEKGHYAYDCHRYSRRRRSSRSRSRSRSRSRRHGRSRSRSRGRRSRSFSPRRSRSGSPRHSRSVTPKPSRSRSRSRSGSAHRSSRLPSRSPAGTESPERDD; encoded by the exons ATGTCGCGATACGGGCGACACGGAGGCG AAACGAAGGTGTACGTGGGTAATCTGGGCACCGGGGCCGGTAAGGGTGAGCTGGAGCGCGCGTTCGGTTATTACGGGCCGCTGAGGACCGTGTGGATCGCGCGCAATCCTCCGGGATTCGCCTTCGTGGAGTTTGAAGACCCGAGAGACGCCGAGGACGCGGTGCGTGGAGTCGACGGCAA GGTGATTTGTGGATCTCGTGTGCGTGTGGAATTATCCACAGGAATGCCGCGGCGTTCCCGATACGATCGGCCACCGACTCGCCGTCCCTTCGACCCGAGCGACCGCTGTTACGAGTGTGGCGAGAAGGGCCATTACGCGTACGACTGTCACCGTTACAGCCGTCGGCGCCGGAGCAG CAGGTCTCGCTCGCGTTCTCGATCCAGAAGCCGGAGACACGGTCGCTCGCGGAGTCGCAGTCGAGGGAGAAG GTCCAGGTCTTTTTCTCCTCGTCGGTCTCGCTCTGGATCTCCCAGACACTCTCGATCTGTGACGCCCAAACCATCCAG ATCAAGATCCCGCTCTCGCTCTGGCTCCGCCCACAGGAGCAG TCGGCTGCCCTCACGAAGTCCTGCAGGAACTGAGAGCCCAGAGAGAGATGACTGA
- the srsf7b gene encoding serine and arginine rich splicing factor 7b isoform X6, producing MSRYGRHGGETKVYVGNLGTGAGKGELERAFGYYGPLRTVWIARNPPGFAFVEFEDPRDAEDAVRGVDGKVICGSRVRVELSTGMPRRSRYDRPPTRRPFDPSDRCYECGEKGHYAYDCHRYSRRRRSRSRSRSRSRSRRHGRSRSRSRGRRSRSFSPRRSRSGSPRHSRSVTPKPSRSRSRSRSGSAHRSSRLPSRSPAGTESPERDD from the exons ATGTCGCGATACGGGCGACACGGAGGCG AAACGAAGGTGTACGTGGGTAATCTGGGCACCGGGGCCGGTAAGGGTGAGCTGGAGCGCGCGTTCGGTTATTACGGGCCGCTGAGGACCGTGTGGATCGCGCGCAATCCTCCGGGATTCGCCTTCGTGGAGTTTGAAGACCCGAGAGACGCCGAGGACGCGGTGCGTGGAGTCGACGGCAA GGTGATTTGTGGATCTCGTGTGCGTGTGGAATTATCCACAGGAATGCCGCGGCGTTCCCGATACGATCGGCCACCGACTCGCCGTCCCTTCGACCCGAGCGACCGCTGTTACGAGTGTGGCGAGAAGGGCCATTACGCGTACGACTGTCACCGTTACAGCCGTCGGCGCCGGAGCAG GTCTCGCTCGCGTTCTCGATCCAGAAGCCGGAGACACGGTCGCTCGCGGAGTCGCAGTCGAGGGAGAAG GTCCAGGTCTTTTTCTCCTCGTCGGTCTCGCTCTGGATCTCCCAGACACTCTCGATCTGTGACGCCCAAACCATCCAG ATCAAGATCCCGCTCTCGCTCTGGCTCCGCCCACAGGAGCAG TCGGCTGCCCTCACGAAGTCCTGCAGGAACTGAGAGCCCAGAGAGAGATGACTGA
- the srsf7b gene encoding serine and arginine rich splicing factor 7b isoform X2 encodes MCSLYTRKLMGFEEGALNNYKYEVCIEYNVKHAQVSLFVSETKVYVGNLGTGAGKGELERAFGYYGPLRTVWIARNPPGFAFVEFEDPRDAEDAVRGVDGKVICGSRVRVELSTGMPRRSRYDRPPTRRPFDPSDRCYECGEKGHYAYDCHRYSRRRRSRSRSRSRSRSRRHGRSRSRSRGRRSRSFSPRRSRSGSPRHSRSVTPKPSRSRSRSRSGSAHRSSRLPSRSPAGTESPERDD; translated from the exons ATGTGTTCTCTCTACACTCGAAAACTGATGGGGTTTGAAGAAGGAGCTTTAAATAACTACAAATATGAAGTTTGCATTGAGTATAATGTTAAGCACGCGCAGGTTTCGCTCTTTGTGTCAGAAACGAAGGTGTACGTGGGTAATCTGGGCACCGGGGCCGGTAAGGGTGAGCTGGAGCGCGCGTTCGGTTATTACGGGCCGCTGAGGACCGTGTGGATCGCGCGCAATCCTCCGGGATTCGCCTTCGTGGAGTTTGAAGACCCGAGAGACGCCGAGGACGCGGTGCGTGGAGTCGACGGCAA GGTGATTTGTGGATCTCGTGTGCGTGTGGAATTATCCACAGGAATGCCGCGGCGTTCCCGATACGATCGGCCACCGACTCGCCGTCCCTTCGACCCGAGCGACCGCTGTTACGAGTGTGGCGAGAAGGGCCATTACGCGTACGACTGTCACCGTTACAGCCGTCGGCGCCGGAGCAG GTCTCGCTCGCGTTCTCGATCCAGAAGCCGGAGACACGGTCGCTCGCGGAGTCGCAGTCGAGGGAGAAG GTCCAGGTCTTTTTCTCCTCGTCGGTCTCGCTCTGGATCTCCCAGACACTCTCGATCTGTGACGCCCAAACCATCCAG ATCAAGATCCCGCTCTCGCTCTGGCTCCGCCCACAGGAGCAG TCGGCTGCCCTCACGAAGTCCTGCAGGAACTGAGAGCCCAGAGAGAGATGACTGA
- the srsf7b gene encoding serine and arginine rich splicing factor 7b isoform X1 produces the protein MCSLYTRKLMGFEEGALNNYKYEVCIEYNVKHAQVSLFVSETKVYVGNLGTGAGKGELERAFGYYGPLRTVWIARNPPGFAFVEFEDPRDAEDAVRGVDGKVICGSRVRVELSTGMPRRSRYDRPPTRRPFDPSDRCYECGEKGHYAYDCHRYSRRRRSSRSRSRSRSRSRRHGRSRSRSRGRRSRSFSPRRSRSGSPRHSRSVTPKPSRSRSRSRSGSAHRSSRLPSRSPAGTESPERDD, from the exons ATGTGTTCTCTCTACACTCGAAAACTGATGGGGTTTGAAGAAGGAGCTTTAAATAACTACAAATATGAAGTTTGCATTGAGTATAATGTTAAGCACGCGCAGGTTTCGCTCTTTGTGTCAGAAACGAAGGTGTACGTGGGTAATCTGGGCACCGGGGCCGGTAAGGGTGAGCTGGAGCGCGCGTTCGGTTATTACGGGCCGCTGAGGACCGTGTGGATCGCGCGCAATCCTCCGGGATTCGCCTTCGTGGAGTTTGAAGACCCGAGAGACGCCGAGGACGCGGTGCGTGGAGTCGACGGCAA GGTGATTTGTGGATCTCGTGTGCGTGTGGAATTATCCACAGGAATGCCGCGGCGTTCCCGATACGATCGGCCACCGACTCGCCGTCCCTTCGACCCGAGCGACCGCTGTTACGAGTGTGGCGAGAAGGGCCATTACGCGTACGACTGTCACCGTTACAGCCGTCGGCGCCGGAGCAG CAGGTCTCGCTCGCGTTCTCGATCCAGAAGCCGGAGACACGGTCGCTCGCGGAGTCGCAGTCGAGGGAGAAG GTCCAGGTCTTTTTCTCCTCGTCGGTCTCGCTCTGGATCTCCCAGACACTCTCGATCTGTGACGCCCAAACCATCCAG ATCAAGATCCCGCTCTCGCTCTGGCTCCGCCCACAGGAGCAG TCGGCTGCCCTCACGAAGTCCTGCAGGAACTGAGAGCCCAGAGAGAGATGACTGA
- the srsf7b gene encoding serine and arginine rich splicing factor 7b isoform X5: MCSLYTRKLMGFEEGALNNYKYEVCIEYNVKHAQVSLFVSETKVYVGNLGTGAGKGELERAFGYYGPLRTVWIARNPPGFAFVEFEDPRDAEDAVRGVDGKVICGSRVRVELSTGMPRRSRYDRPPTRRPFDPSDRCYECGEKGHYAYDCHRYSRRRRSSRSRSRSRSRSRRHGRSRSRSRGRRSRSFSPRRSRSGSPRHSRSVTPKPSR, translated from the exons ATGTGTTCTCTCTACACTCGAAAACTGATGGGGTTTGAAGAAGGAGCTTTAAATAACTACAAATATGAAGTTTGCATTGAGTATAATGTTAAGCACGCGCAGGTTTCGCTCTTTGTGTCAGAAACGAAGGTGTACGTGGGTAATCTGGGCACCGGGGCCGGTAAGGGTGAGCTGGAGCGCGCGTTCGGTTATTACGGGCCGCTGAGGACCGTGTGGATCGCGCGCAATCCTCCGGGATTCGCCTTCGTGGAGTTTGAAGACCCGAGAGACGCCGAGGACGCGGTGCGTGGAGTCGACGGCAA GGTGATTTGTGGATCTCGTGTGCGTGTGGAATTATCCACAGGAATGCCGCGGCGTTCCCGATACGATCGGCCACCGACTCGCCGTCCCTTCGACCCGAGCGACCGCTGTTACGAGTGTGGCGAGAAGGGCCATTACGCGTACGACTGTCACCGTTACAGCCGTCGGCGCCGGAGCAG CAGGTCTCGCTCGCGTTCTCGATCCAGAAGCCGGAGACACGGTCGCTCGCGGAGTCGCAGTCGAGGGAGAAG GTCCAGGTCTTTTTCTCCTCGTCGGTCTCGCTCTGGATCTCCCAGACACTCTCGATCTGTGACGCCCAAACCATCCAGGTGA
- the LOC130571126 gene encoding uncharacterized protein LOC130571126, with protein sequence MLPLGDIIKRHGVSFHCYADDTQLYISSKPHETQQFHRIMECIVDIKNWMSNNFLLLNSDKTEVLLIGPKTAISNNQEYCLTIDGCSIKPSSSAKNLGVLFDSNLSFESHVANTCKIAFFHLKNISKLRHMLSMSDAEKLIHAFMTSRLDYCNALLGGCPAGLLQKLQLVQNAAARVLTRTKKYEHISPVLSTLHWLPIKHRVNFKILLITYKALHGLAPQYLNELLLYYSPSRALRSQASCQLVIPRISKSSAGGRSFSYLAPKLWNSLPCTVREADTLCQFKSRLKTHLFNLAYTTLP encoded by the coding sequence atgctacctctaggagatataataaagcgacacggagttagctttcactgttatgctgatgatactcaactttatatttcctcgaagcctcatgaaacacagcagttccatcgaataatggaatgcatagtcgatataaaaaactggatgagtaacaactttttattactgaactcggacaaaacggaagtgttacttattggaccgaaaactgctataagtaacaaccaagaatactgtttaactattgacggatgttccataaaaccctcgtcgtcagcaaagaatcttggcgttctattcgatagtaatctgtcatttgagagccacgtcgccaacacctgtaaaattgcgtttttccatcttaagaatatatctaaactacgtcatatgctgtcaatgtcagatgcagagaagttaattcatgcattcatgacatcaagactagactactgtaatgcactgttaggtggttgccctgcaggcttattacaaaaactccaattggtccaaaacgcggcagctcgagttcttacacgtacaaaaaagtatgaacatattagcccggttctgtcaaccttgcactggttacctataaagcatcgcgttaactttaaaatcttgcttattacctataaagccttacatggtttagctcctcagtacttgaatgaactccttttgtattacagtccttcacgtgcattacgctctcaggcgtcctgtcagttggtaatacctagaatttcaaaatcaagtgcaggtggtagatccttttcctatctagcgcctaaactttggaatagtcttccctgcactgtccgggaggcagacacactctgtcagtttaaatctagactaaagacgcatctttttaatcttgcatacactactcttccataa